One genomic window of Tamandua tetradactyla isolate mTamTet1 unplaced genomic scaffold, mTamTet1.pri scaffold_65a, whole genome shotgun sequence includes the following:
- the LOC143673258 gene encoding olfactory receptor 5T9-like, translating to MSELSSHLELCNIKLKNLTEITMFILRGFTDDTELNVFLFFLFLSIYLFTLIGNLGLVLLVIGDSRLHNPMYYFLSVLSFMDACYSSVITPKMLVNLLVENKAISFLGCATQMFLAFTFGTTECFLLAAMAYDRYLAIYNPLSYSVKMSPSVYVSLITASYVGGILHATIHTVATFSLSFCASNEIRHVFCDIPPLLAISCSDTHINQLLLFYLVGLIELITISIVLISYSFILLAILRMHSTAGRQKVFSTCGSHLTGVSIYYGTLLFMYVRPSSSYALDHDMIVSIFYTIIITMLNPVIYSLRNKDVKEAMKKLFEKNWFINRVHFLH from the coding sequence ATGTCAGAGTTATCATCACATTTGGAGTTATGCAATATTAAGTTGAAAAATTTGACAGAGATCACCATGTTTATATTGAGGGGCTTCACAGATGATACTGAGCTAAATGTCTTCCTGTTTTTCCTATTTCTATCAATATATCTTTTTACTCTGATAGGAAATTTGGGACTGGTTTTATTGGTTATTGGGGATTCCCGGCTCCACAACCCCATGTACTATTTTCTGAGTGTGTTGTCATTCATGGATGCCTGCTATTCTTCAGTTATAACTCCCAAAATGTTGGTAAATTTACTGGTAGAGaataaagccatttcatttcttggATGTGCAACACAAATGTTTCTGGCTTTTACTTTTGGAACCACAGAATGTTTTCTCTTGGCTGCAATGGCTTATGATCGTTATCTAGCAATCTACAACCCACTTTCCTATTCagttaaaatgtcaccttctgtctATGTGTCACTCATCACTGCTTCCTATGTTGGTGGGATCTTGCATGCTACTATACACACAGTGGCCACTTTTAGCTTATCCTTCTGTGCATCCAATGAAATTAGACACGTCTTTTGTGACATTCCTCCACTCCTTGCTATTTCTTGTTCTGACACTCACATCAACCAGCTTCTACTTTTCTACCTTGTTGGGTTAATTGAACTAATTACTATATCAATAGTCCTGATCTCATACAGTTTTATTCTATTGGCCATTCTGAGAATGCATTCTACTGCAGGGAGGCAAAAAGTCTTTTCCACCTGTGGATCTCACCTGACTGGAGTATCAATTTATTATGGGACACTCCTCTTCATGTATGTGAGGCCAAGTTCAAGCTATGCTTTGGACCATGACatgatagtgtctatattttatacTATCATAATTACCATGTTGAATCCTGTCATCTACAGTTTGAGGAACAAAGATGTTAAAGAGGCAATGAAGAAACTGTTTGAGAAAAATTGGTTCATTAATAGAGTTCATTTCTTGCATTGA